Within the Sphingobacteriaceae bacterium genome, the region TCATCCACGGTGCCGTAGGCTTCCACCCGCAGGTCGTCCTTCTCCACCCGCCCGCCGGCAAAGAGGGCCGTCGTTCCCTGGTCGCCTGTGCGGGTGTAGATCTTCACTGCCGCAGCCCTCCTCATGGCAAGCCATCCCGGCGGGATTGGTAGTGGTCATTTTACCACGGAGGGGTATGGGCGTCATCCATTTCCAATATGGCCCCGCCCTTGGACCGGCAGACTAAGGTGTGCCGGCCCAGGCCCCAGGCCGTTGCGACCGGGCCCGCCGGCGAGGTGAGGACTTTGCCGTCATGGCGTGAGTGGTGGGAGCAATATGTGGCCCGGCTGCAGCGCCGGGACCCGGCGGCCTGGGCCGCCACGGGGGCCGTCGTCCTGGCCTTGGGCCTGATGGTCTATTTCTCCGCCGCCCGGCGGCCACCGGCCCTGCAGCGGGGGCCCCTGCCGGCGGTGCCCGAGGCCGTCAGCCGGGGATCCGGCCGGGAGCCCCGCCTGCGGGTCTACTTCCACGAAACGGGCCGGGTGGAGGAAATGGACATGGAAGAGTACCTCAAGGGCGTGGTGGCGGCGGAGATGGAGCCCGCCTGGCCCCTGGCCGCCCTGGAGGCCCAGGCCATCATCGCCCGCACCTTCACCTTGGAGCGCATCGACGCCGACGGCGGCGTGCCCGAGCGGAACGCCCACGCCTCCACCGACCACCGGGAGTTCCAAGCATATAACGCCCAGCGGGTCAACGAACAGGTGGAGCAGGCGGTGGCCAACACCCGGGGCCAGGTGGTGGTCCACGACGGCCGCTTCGCCCGCACCTGGTTCCATGCCTACAGCGGCGGGCAGACGACCACCCCGGCGGAAGGCCTGGGGGTGGACGCGGAACTGGACTATCTTCCTTCTGTAGTGGACCGGGAATTGGATGAAGACATCCCCGAAGAAGTGAAGTTCTGGACCATGCGGGTGCCCGGCTCCCGCCTGCGCCGGGCGGTGGAGCGCCTCAGCGGCAAGGATCCCGGGACCCCTCGCACGGTGCGGGTGTCCCGGTGGACCGACAGCGGCCGGGCGGCCACCATATCGGTCAACGGTGTGGACGTGGGCGGCAATGCCCTAAGGGCCGAACTGGGCGGCGAGCAGTTCAAGTCCACCATGCTGAGAGAGATCACCGTGGAAGACGGCGCCGTGGTTTTCCAAGGCAAGGGCTACGGGCACGGCGTAGGCCTCAGCCAGTGGGGAGCCAAGGTCATGGCCGATCGGGGCAAGAGCGCCGAGGAGATCGTAGCCCGCTACTACCGGGGAACCTACATCGGCCGCCTCTGGTAGGCGGCGCCGGCTCCGGCGCCGTATTAGGACATGGCCTCCTCCGCCAGGACATCTTCAGCCAGGGGCTCTTCCACCGGGCCCTCCTCCGGCGACCCTTCGTCCCCCGCCTGCCGGGAGTCCCGGAGCACCCCGGTGAAGCCCGCTTCCTCGATGGCCTCCTCCAGTTGGTCCTGCAGTTGGGACAGGAGGCTGTACAGGCGGTTTTGCCGGATATTAAGGGTGCCGCCCAGCAAGGCCACATCTCCCAGGTTGGTGAACAAGGTGAAGATGATGGGCCGGAGCCTGCGGCCCGTGGTGGTGCGCAGGCCTTCCTGCAGGAGCCACTTGCGCCCCACCGGGGGCCGCCCGTCCAGGTAGAAGCAGATGCTCAAGGCATGGTCCAGCAGGGAAGCCAGGTTCTGCAGGAGGACGAAGGGTTGGCCCCTGCGGAAATTCCACGCGATGGAGGCCCGGCGCCGACGCAGGCCTTGATAGCGCCGGCGCAGCAGTTCCACCAGCACGTCCTCGGGGTATTCCACGGGCCCGGCCACCAAGGTGGCGTACCGGTCCTGGGGATCGTATACCACGGGCGCCTGGGGATAGGTCACCATGGCGAAGTCCTGGTATTCCGCCAGTTCCCTTTCGGCTTCGGCGAAGGTGCGCAGGGTGAACATCACCCTGAAGCCCAGAGAGCCGGCCGCATCGGGCAGCACGGCAAAGCCGTCCCGGTCGAAGCGCACGTTGCCGGCTGCCAGCTGCCGGCGGATGGCCGTGATGGCCTCCTCGCCGCCCAGGATGACCAGGTCCACGCCCGAGTAGCGGTCGGCGTAAGGCGCCGCCGCCGAGCCTGAAAGAATTATGGTCAGTTCCTCCCGGTAGGGAGCAAAGATGGGGTGGCCCAGCAAGAAGTCCTTGGTGATGGTCTGAGCCGCCGTCAATAGTTCCTGCTGCAATTTCCCCATGGCGATCCTCCCGGGCTCTCCTCCCCTGTTACCTTATCAAATCAGCCGTACTTCCAGACCACCCCGAAGCCGCCCCGGGGATTGAGCCATTCGATGTTCAGGTAGGGGCAGCCGATGCGGCAGGTGCCGCATTCAATGCAGCCCTCGTACCCCACCATGATCTTGGCCACTTCGTCTTCCCACTCGTAGACTTCGGCGGGGCAGAAGCGGGTGCACCACTTCTCCTTGCATTCCGTCAGGCAGATGTCATGGTCCTTGATGATGAGATGGGACCGGTCATCGGGCTTGAACCGGTTGCTGTACAGTTTGTCCTTTACCGTCATCTGCTGGGTGACGGCGGCGGTTTCCGACATGTCGGCTTCCTCCTTGGCGGGAGTTCAAGGTACGCCCAGGGCACGGCTGAGCCGGACCATATCGCTGAGAATGCGCCAGAAAGGCCTCTTCTCCCTGATCATCTGCAGGATCTTGGCCTGCTTCTCCTTCTTCGGCGTGCCGTCCACGATGCCGAATTCCTCGGCGGCCCGGTTGAGAAGCTCCGGGTACAGGGTGAAGAACTGGGTGTTCTGCTCGAAGAAGTCGGTGAAGTTCTCGTACTTGGCCAGGTCCTGCAGGATGAAGCTGGCCTTCAGCCGGTCGTGGTAGCCCTTCAGAACCCGGGCCGAGAAATCGTCCAGTTCCTTGGCCTCGATGACCGTCTCGGCCGCCATCTTCCCCGACATGAGGGCCAGGTTGGAGCCTTCCCGGTGGACGGCGTTCACCAGCCGGGCGGCGTCGCCCACAATGAGCAGCCCGTCGGTGTAGACCTGGGGCATGCTCTTGATGCCGCCTTCGGGAATGAGCTTGGCGCTGTACTCCTTGGTCTCGCCGCCCTCCAGCAGGGGCTTGACGGCGGGATGGCTCTTGAAGGACTCCAGCACTTCGTTGGGGTTGAGCCCCGACTGCACCAGGTGGGACACGGCGATGCCCACGCCGATGGAGACGGAATCCTTGTTGGTGTAAAGCCAGCCCATCCCGAACATGCCCCGGGTGGCCGCCCCCAGGGCTTCATAGGCGACCCCTTCGCCGTCCTCCAAGTTAAAGCGGTCCTCGATGACGCCCTTGCGCAGGGCGATGACTTCCTTTACGGCCAGGGCGGCTTCGTTCATCTTGAGGTCTTCGCCCAGGCGGTTCTTCTGGGTGATCAAGTTGTTGACGCCTTCGGCCAGGATGACCACGTCGGCGTACAGGTCGCCCTGGTCCCGGCTGGTCTGGACGCCCACCACCCGGCCGCCTTCCCAGATCAAATCGGTCACCGTCGTTTCGGTGATGAGGAAGGCGCCGGCCTCCTCGGCCTGCTGGGCGAACCATGGGTCGAACTTGGCCCGCAGCACGCTGTAGGCGTTGTAGGGCGGCTTGCTCCAGGAGCCGCCCTGGTACATGAAGGTTACGGCCGAATCTTCCGCCAGCATCCAGAGGCCCTGCTTGACGATGCCCCGCTCCACGGGGGCGTCGGCTGAGAAGTTGGGCACGATTTCTTCCGTGGGCTGGCGGTACATGATGCCGCCCATGACGTTCTTGGCGCCGGGGTAGTCGCCCCGTTCCACGATGACCACGTTCAGGCCGGCTCGGGCCATGGTGATGGCCGCCGCGCAGCCGGCGGGGCCTGCCCCGACCACTATGCAGTCGAATTTGTCAGCCAAGGGCCACGCCTCCCGTCACCGGCTGCTGTCCCTGATCGTTTCCGGATGAGGAGCCGCCGGCACGGTCACCCAGCTTTTCCCGCAAGGCTTGGGTCAGCAGGGGCAGGATGGTGAACAAATCCCCGACGATGCCGAAGTCGGCGGCGGCGAAGATGGGCGCAGCCGGATCCCGATTGATGGCGATGATCACATCTGAATTTTGCATGCCCACCAGGTGCTGGATGGCGCCGGAAATGCCTACGGCCACATACACCTTGGGCCGGACGGTGATGCCCGTCTGGCCCACCTGGTGCTCGTGGCCGATCCAGCCGGCGTCCACCACCGGCCGGGAAGCGCCGATGACGGCGCCCATGGTGTCGGCCAGTTCCCGCACCAGGTCAAAATTGCGGGGTTCACCCAGGCCCCGGCCGCCGGCCACGATGACGTCGGCCTGGGTCAGGTCCACGGAGCCGACCCCTTCGTCGTGGACCGCCAGGACCTTCATGGGAATGTCGTCGTCGCCCAGGGCAAAGGTTTCCTTGATGATCCGGCCCTGGCGGGAGGTGTCCCGAGCGGCCGGCTCCATGACGCCGGGCCGGACGGTGGCCATCTGGGGACGGTGCTTCTTGCACAAGATGACGGCCAATTGCTTTTCCAGGAAGGCGGGCCGGATGGCGTCCAGCAGGCCCGTTTCGGGATCCACGTCCAACTGGGTGCAGTCGGCCGTCAGGCCGGTGCTCAGGCGGGTGGCCACGGTGCCGGCCAGGTCCCGGCCGGTGGAGGTGGCCCCCAGGAGGAAAATGGTCACCTTAATCTTGTCGATGACGGGCAGGATGGCCTCGGTATAGGCCCAGTTGCGGTAGGAGGCCAACTGCGGGGAGTCGATGACGTAAACTTCGTCGCAGCCGCGATAAATGGCTTCCTGGGCCAGGTCGTCGATATTGTGGCCGCAGATGATGCCGTAAAGCTTGCCCTGGATCTTGTCGGCCAGCCGGCGGCCTACGCCGCACAACTCCCACGCCACGGGGGCGATGCGGCCGTTGTGCTGCTCCAGGAATACGCCTACGCCGTGGTAGCCTTCAATCCACTCTGCGCCCTTGACCTTGCGGGGGCGCTCCTTCTTGGCGGTTTGCTCCTCTGTTTGGGCCGGCGCCCCGGGCTGGGAAGCCCCGCCTTGGGTCGCCTGCTCCTCATTGGCCACCGTCAGCCCTCCCCTTTCCCCTTAGCCATGACGGCCTCAACAAATTTCGGTTCTTCCATCAGGAGATCCACCAATTCCCGCACGGCCTGCTCCGGGTTGGTGCGGCCGTCGATGATGCGGCCCTGGCGGGACTGGACGGGCGGGACGAAGCTCTTGGCTACGATGGTGGGCGACCCCAGCAGGCCCACTTCCTCCCGGGCCAGACCCAGATCTTCCCGGTTCCAGATGGTGATCTCGGCCTTGGCCGCCGCCATGAGGGACGGCAGCGAGGCGTAGCGGGGCGTGTTCAGTTCCTTCTCCACCGTCAGCAAGGCCGGCAGCCGGCTCCAGACCACCTGACGCTGCCGCTCCATCTTGCGCTCGACGATGATCTCCTTCTGGTCGAAGTCCGCCTTTTGGATGGCGATGACCGAGGTGAGGACCGGCCAGTGGAGCCGGGCGGCCACGCCGGGCCCTACCTGGGCCGTGTCGCCGTCGATGGTCTGCTTGCCGCACACCACCACGTCCACCGGTTCGATTTCCTCGTTGATGCGCTCGATGGCCCGGGCCAACACCCTGCTGGTGGCAAAGGTGTCGGCGGCCGCCATGCTCCGGTCGCTCAGGAGGATGGCCCGGTCGGCGCCCAGGGACAAGGCTTTCCGCAAGGATTGGATGAAGGACGGAGGACCCATGCTGATGACCGTCACGGACCCGCCGTGGTCGTCTTTGAATTGCAAGGCGCATTCCAGGGCATGTACATCATGGGGATTGATGATGGAGGCTACCCCGGACCGAACCAAGGTGCCCGTCTCGGGATTGATGCGCAGCTCCGATGTGTCGGGCACCTGCTTAATGCAAACTACCGCATGCACCGCCGTCACTCCCTTGGGGGGCCACCTGCTTCCGGCAGAGCGGGTGTTGCCCTGCGGCGCGAAGCTTGTGAAATTTATCACGAATGATGGTGCACTAAACCGCCTTTAATCAGCGAACCTGACAGCATCATATCACACCCCGGCCAAGAAAGGGGTGTTGAGTTTTCAACCGGAATTTTCAACCCGCCGGAACTTTCAACCCGGTTGGTTCAAGGGCAGCGGCCGCAGCCGGGGGTTGCTCTTCATGCCCGGGATGCGCCCCCGCTTGGCCCGGGGCTCCCCCGCCACTTCCAGGACGTCCATGGTCATATCGATGGGCTTGGCGCCGCTGATGTAGCTGCCCACGCCGAAACCGCCGGCCCCGGCGGCCTTCAAGGCGGCGATTTTCTCGGGGTTCATGCCGCCGGAGCAGAAAATGGACACATGGCCAAAACCCTGCTGGTCCAGGCGGGCCCTGATCTCCCGCACCAGTTCCGGCGTGACGCCGCCCCGCTCCCGGGGGGTGTCCAGGCGCACCCCTGCCAGGGCCCGGCCCATGGCCTGGGCCACCCGCAGGGACTCTTCGGCTTCGTCTTTGAAGGTGTCCACCAGGATGATCCGGGGCTCGTCGGCCGGCATGAGGGCATCGTACGTACGGGCCACCGTGAGGGTGTCCCCGGCGATGAGCACGCAGGCATGGGGAATGGTGCCCACGGGCCGCTGCCCCATGAGCCGGGCGGCCAGGATGCAACTGGCCCCGTCGCAGCCGCCCACCAGGGCAGCCCGCTCCATGACCGGCGCCACCGCCGGGTGGACGTGGCGGGCCCCGAAGGAAATCACCGGCGAGTCCCCCGCCGCCTCCTTTATTTCCCGGGCCGCCGTGGCCCAGCCGCTGGCCGAGGCCAAAATGCCCAGCAGGGCCGTTTCATAGGGGCCGAAGGCCCGGTAGGGTCCCCGGATCTGCATGATGGGCTCGCCGGGGGAAAAAGTTTCTCCTTCAGCCAGGGACAAAACTTCGATGTGGCCCGCCGCGTCCCGGAGCAGGCCTTGGACTTCGGCCACCCCGGCCACCACCCCGTGCTTGCGGGCGAACACCTCGGCTCCCACCACCGTGTCGGCCAAGCCCAGGTCATCCAGGATGGCCAGCGTCTTGAACCAGTAAATGTCGGCCGTGGCGCCTTGGATTATCTCCTCGTGGGTTGCGGAGTGGAGCCGCCGGTCGGGCGCCACAGGCCAATGGCGGGCTTCATGCCAGCTTGTAAGCATAGGTCGTACCTGCCTCTCACGGCCCAGCCGGGGGATATTCCGTCGACGGCGTATCGTTCAGCCGGTGTCCGGCTCCATGGCAGCCTTTAGTCGTTTTGTTTCTTCTTGGCTAAGGCGGCGCCACTGTCCTTCGGGCAGGCCGCCCAATTTTACCGGGCCCACCGCCACCCGCAGCAGGTCCTGCACCGGGTGGCCCACTGTGGCCAGCATGCGCCGGATCTGCCGGTGGCGCCCTTCTTTCAAGGTGATGGCCAGGAGGGTCCGGTCTCCCTCCCGGTCCAGCACCGCCACCTGGGCGGGAGCCGTAGGGCCGTCGGCCAGGGGGACGCCCTTGCGCAGCACCGCCAGGACCTCCGTCGAAGGGTGGCCCTCCACCCAGACGTGGTAAGTCTTGGCCACCCCGAAGCGGGGATGGGTCAAGGCGTAGGCCAGGGAGCCGTCATCGGTGAGCAGGAGCAGCCCGCGGCTGGCCAAGTCCAGGCGGCCCACCGGCTGGAGGCCCGGCGGCGCCCCCCG harbors:
- a CDS encoding SpoIID/LytB domain-containing protein encodes the protein MPSWREWWEQYVARLQRRDPAAWAATGAVVLALGLMVYFSAARRPPALQRGPLPAVPEAVSRGSGREPRLRVYFHETGRVEEMDMEEYLKGVVAAEMEPAWPLAALEAQAIIARTFTLERIDADGGVPERNAHASTDHREFQAYNAQRVNEQVEQAVANTRGQVVVHDGRFARTWFHAYSGGQTTTPAEGLGVDAELDYLPSVVDRELDEDIPEEVKFWTMRVPGSRLRRAVERLSGKDPGTPRTVRVSRWTDSGRAATISVNGVDVGGNALRAELGGEQFKSTMLREITVEDGAVVFQGKGYGHGVGLSQWGAKVMADRGKSAEEIVARYYRGTYIGRLW
- a CDS encoding 4Fe-4S dicluster domain-containing protein produces the protein MSETAAVTQQMTVKDKLYSNRFKPDDRSHLIIKDHDICLTECKEKWCTRFCPAEVYEWEDEVAKIMVGYEGCIECGTCRIGCPYLNIEWLNPRGGFGVVWKYG
- a CDS encoding FAD-dependent oxidoreductase; protein product: MADKFDCIVVGAGPAGCAAAITMARAGLNVVIVERGDYPGAKNVMGGIMYRQPTEEIVPNFSADAPVERGIVKQGLWMLAEDSAVTFMYQGGSWSKPPYNAYSVLRAKFDPWFAQQAEEAGAFLITETTVTDLIWEGGRVVGVQTSRDQGDLYADVVILAEGVNNLITQKNRLGEDLKMNEAALAVKEVIALRKGVIEDRFNLEDGEGVAYEALGAATRGMFGMGWLYTNKDSVSIGVGIAVSHLVQSGLNPNEVLESFKSHPAVKPLLEGGETKEYSAKLIPEGGIKSMPQVYTDGLLIVGDAARLVNAVHREGSNLALMSGKMAAETVIEAKELDDFSARVLKGYHDRLKASFILQDLAKYENFTDFFEQNTQFFTLYPELLNRAAEEFGIVDGTPKKEKQAKILQMIREKRPFWRILSDMVRLSRALGVP
- a CDS encoding electron transfer flavoprotein subunit alpha/FixB family protein, with protein sequence MANEEQATQGGASQPGAPAQTEEQTAKKERPRKVKGAEWIEGYHGVGVFLEQHNGRIAPVAWELCGVGRRLADKIQGKLYGIICGHNIDDLAQEAIYRGCDEVYVIDSPQLASYRNWAYTEAILPVIDKIKVTIFLLGATSTGRDLAGTVATRLSTGLTADCTQLDVDPETGLLDAIRPAFLEKQLAVILCKKHRPQMATVRPGVMEPAARDTSRQGRIIKETFALGDDDIPMKVLAVHDEGVGSVDLTQADVIVAGGRGLGEPRNFDLVRELADTMGAVIGASRPVVDAGWIGHEHQVGQTGITVRPKVYVAVGISGAIQHLVGMQNSDVIIAINRDPAAPIFAAADFGIVGDLFTILPLLTQALREKLGDRAGGSSSGNDQGQQPVTGGVALG
- a CDS encoding electron transfer flavoprotein subunit beta/FixA family protein encodes the protein MHAVVCIKQVPDTSELRINPETGTLVRSGVASIINPHDVHALECALQFKDDHGGSVTVISMGPPSFIQSLRKALSLGADRAILLSDRSMAAADTFATSRVLARAIERINEEIEPVDVVVCGKQTIDGDTAQVGPGVAARLHWPVLTSVIAIQKADFDQKEIIVERKMERQRQVVWSRLPALLTVEKELNTPRYASLPSLMAAAKAEITIWNREDLGLAREEVGLLGSPTIVAKSFVPPVQSRQGRIIDGRTNPEQAVRELVDLLMEEPKFVEAVMAKGKGEG
- a CDS encoding nicotinate phosphoribosyltransferase codes for the protein MLTSWHEARHWPVAPDRRLHSATHEEIIQGATADIYWFKTLAILDDLGLADTVVGAEVFARKHGVVAGVAEVQGLLRDAAGHIEVLSLAEGETFSPGEPIMQIRGPYRAFGPYETALLGILASASGWATAAREIKEAAGDSPVISFGARHVHPAVAPVMERAALVGGCDGASCILAARLMGQRPVGTIPHACVLIAGDTLTVARTYDALMPADEPRIILVDTFKDEAEESLRVAQAMGRALAGVRLDTPRERGGVTPELVREIRARLDQQGFGHVSIFCSGGMNPEKIAALKAAGAGGFGVGSYISGAKPIDMTMDVLEVAGEPRAKRGRIPGMKSNPRLRPLPLNQPG
- a CDS encoding pseudouridine synthase, giving the protein MDTGDQDRRQRLAKVLARAGVASRRQAEALIRQGRVAVDGVTVRDPAVRVDPRAAQITVGGRPIAAPADRGATVIALHKPPGYMVTRRDPQGRKTVFELLRGAPPGLQPVGRLDLASRGLLLLTDDGSLAYALTHPRFGVAKTYHVWVEGHPSTEVLAVLRKGVPLADGPTAPAQVAVLDREGDRTLLAITLKEGRHRQIRRMLATVGHPVQDLLRVAVGPVKLGGLPEGQWRRLSQEETKRLKAAMEPDTG